The following proteins are encoded in a genomic region of Nymphalis io chromosome 8, ilAglIoxx1.1, whole genome shotgun sequence:
- the LOC126770332 gene encoding eukaryotic translation initiation factor 1A, X-chromosomal encodes MPKNKGKGGKNRRRGKNENETEKRELVFKEDGQEYAQVTKMLGNGRLEAMCFDGIKRLCHIRGKLRKKVWINQGDIILIGLRDYQDAKADVILKYTPDEARNLKTYGEFPETVRINETVVYSVDGLDEDIEFGDEVSSEDEADTVDNI; translated from the coding sequence atgccGAAAAATAAAGGAAAAGGTGGTAAAAACAGGAGGAGGGGAAAGAATGAAAACGAAACAGAAAAACGTGAGTTAGTCTTTAAAGAGGACGGACAGGAATACGCCCAAGTCACAAAGATGCTCGGTAATGGCCGCTTAGAGGCCATGTGCTTTGATGGCATAAAACGTCTATGCCACATCAGAGGAAAGTTAAGAAAAAAGGTATGGATAAACCAGggagatattatattaattggttTACGAGATTATCAAGACGCCAAAGCGGATGTCATCCTTAAATATACTCCTGACGAGGCAAGGAATCTGAAAACGTATGGAGAATTCCCTGAAACTGTACGCATCAATGAGACTGTAGTGTATTCTGTTGATGGTCTGGATGAAGATATTGAATTTGGAGATGAAGTAAGCTCAGAAGATGAAGCTGATactgttgataatatataa